The region GCGTAGAAGTCTTTTCCGTAATCGGTCCACAGCACTTTGGAGGGCTCATTCTCGTTCTTGAATGTCTGTCCGTCAAAGCTGCCGATGAAATATTGCGCCGCCGAGCCACGGGTTGAGCTGTTATTGCCGATGCTGAGCGCCAGCACCCACCGGGTCTCCTTGCTGCCTTCCACGGGAAGCTCAAACAGATCCGGACATTCCCAGACGGCAGCATGTGAGCCCTGATCGGCGCCGAATTCGCTGGTCATCTGCCAGGTCTTCAGGTCTGGAGAGGAATAGAATCTCACCCGGTTGTCCACCGAGACAACCATCACCCAAGCGTGCGAAGGCTCATGCCAGAACACCTTGGGATCTCTGAAATCCTTGAGTCCTGAATTAGGAATCACGGGATTGCCCTCATATTTGATCCAGGTGCGCCCTTTATCAGAACTGTACGCCAGGCTCTGCGACTGCATTCCCCCTTTGAAATGGGTGAAGATCGCAACCAGTCCCGCTTTCCCGCCAAAAAAACCGCTCGTATCCTTCCAGTCCACCACGGCGCTGCCTGACCAGATCTCCCCGAGCGAATCGCGCAGGAGCGCTACCGGCAGATGCTGCCAATGAATCAGATCCGTGCTGACGGCGTGACCCCACTGGCCGCTGTTCTGGTAGAACTGGTGATATTCACCTTCGAAATAAACCATTCCATTCGGATCGCTCATATTCCCGCTTTCCGGCGACAGATGATACTGCGGGCGGTATAGCTCCGTGTAGTAATTGGGATCATCAGAAAACTGAAAGGCCGCAGGTGCAGGATTAGAGATCGCATTGGACGGAGTTTTAGCATCAGAAGTATTGCTGGTAGGATTGCCGTTGCCGCCAATAGTGCACCCTGCGATAACCAGCAGTACTACAGCCGCACACGCCAGTTTGCTTATAGTTTTGCTCTCTTTATGCGCTTGCTTCTCCCCGGAAACATTCATGCTGCATACTCCTATTCCTTGTTTGGTTGACACTATTGTAGCTGAACGGCCAGAGAAATTATTTCAATATGATCGGCTCAGAAGTTGTGATGTTCTCAGGGGTGATTCTTCAAATACCATTCACGGTATTCCTTGGGGCTTTTGCCGCTGTTTTTCTTGAAAGAGGTACTGAAATAGCTGGAACTGGAATAGCCGACAAGCATGGCGATATCAGTCAGCTTCAGTTCGTTCTCTTGCAAAAGCTGCTCCGCCTTGGTCATTCTCAGCCTGGTGACATAGTCGCTGAACGTAATGCCCACATGCTGCTTGAACAGCCCGGATAAATAGGTCTCATTCAGATGAAACATTTCAGCGAGGGAAGAAAGCGCCAGCTCGTAGGAGAAGTTCTCCTCCACGTATTTCCTGACCGCTTCGACCATATGCTGTCCGCTGGAGAAGCGGAGCTTCTTCACTTCGCCCATGACAAGCTGCGCCAGCTCATCAATCTGCCCCCGCACGCCTTCACGCGACTGGTAATCGGCAATGGTCATCTGACAGTTCCACAAATACTTCTGCAGGGCGGAGCCGCCGAGCTCGAATTTTTTGGCAATGGAGCTGAACATCAGCAGCATCCGCAGGGCCAGAAAGGTAAAAGCAAACATCGGCGTATCTCTCTCGCTACTGAAGATGGTGTCAAGCTGCTGGCGGAAGGTACTCATGTCCAAATTCTCAATCGCCTGCACCAGCTTCCGCTCCACCTCCGGGGTAAAAGCCTGCGTAAGCTCCATCACTTGGCTCCGTTCGCCCTTCCCATCTTTATACACGGTGCTTTGACTCCAGGACAACATGCATGAAGCATAACCGTTCTTCAGCCGCTTGAGTCCCTCCACTTCCTCGCCAATCCCCGTCACACATTCCAGCTTCAGGTAACTGGCGATGTTCCGTTTCAGTTCTTCTACGAACCTGTCCGTCCGATCGGCAGGCCCCGGCTCCATAATAACCAGAAAATACATCATCGCGGAATTGGCAACATCGCTGAATGGATAGATTCCTTCCCGCTTGGCAGCCGTCTCCCGGCATAACATCTGAAAAGCCAAATTGAGCAGATCCCGACGCTCCTGCCGGTCCGCCATCCGCCCTGCCGGCACTCTCATCTCCACAGCGACAAACTGCAGCTTCAGATCATCCGCCGTCAGCGGGGTCAACTGGAGCTGCTGCAGCCGCTCCTTGATCGCCGCCAGGCTGTACCACTCGTCCTTGACCATTTGCAGCAAAAAATTCTCCTGCAGCAGCCGCAGCTGCTCATTTTTCTGCAGCAGATCCTGCCTTGAGGCCTGCAGCTTTTGTTGCTCTTGTCTAATTTCTTCACCCAGCTTGCCAAGCAGCTCATTCAGTTCTGCGCGGGCTACCGGCTTCAGCAAATAATCCTTCACTCCAAGCTGTATGGCCGATTTCAGATAATCAAAGTCAGAGTATCCCGACAGCACAACCGTCCTCAGCAGCGGATACTTCGTTTTGCAGATGCGGATAAATTCAATGCCGTCCATCTGCGGCATACGGATATCGGCGATGACGAGCTGTGGCAGCGGTCCCTGCTCCAGCAGCTGCAGCGCTTCATTGGCGCTTGAGGCCTCCGAGACCACCCGGAAGCCGGCGGCTTCCCAGTCGATTTTGGCTTTGATACTGTTGCGGACCCCCTTCTCATCATCCACCAGCATAATGTCATACATAATAATCACCTCTCTATCAGCGGCAGCTTCAGTGTAATGGTTGT is a window of Paenibacillus sp. FSL H3-0469 DNA encoding:
- a CDS encoding helix-turn-helix domain-containing protein, whose translation is MYDIMLVDDEKGVRNSIKAKIDWEAAGFRVVSEASSANEALQLLEQGPLPQLVIADIRMPQMDGIEFIRICKTKYPLLRTVVLSGYSDFDYLKSAIQLGVKDYLLKPVARAELNELLGKLGEEIRQEQQKLQASRQDLLQKNEQLRLLQENFLLQMVKDEWYSLAAIKERLQQLQLTPLTADDLKLQFVAVEMRVPAGRMADRQERRDLLNLAFQMLCRETAAKREGIYPFSDVANSAMMYFLVIMEPGPADRTDRFVEELKRNIASYLKLECVTGIGEEVEGLKRLKNGYASCMLSWSQSTVYKDGKGERSQVMELTQAFTPEVERKLVQAIENLDMSTFRQQLDTIFSSERDTPMFAFTFLALRMLLMFSSIAKKFELGGSALQKYLWNCQMTIADYQSREGVRGQIDELAQLVMGEVKKLRFSSGQHMVEAVRKYVEENFSYELALSSLAEMFHLNETYLSGLFKQHVGITFSDYVTRLRMTKAEQLLQENELKLTDIAMLVGYSSSSYFSTSFKKNSGKSPKEYREWYLKNHP
- a CDS encoding GH32 C-terminal domain-containing protein, which codes for MNVSGEKQAHKESKTISKLACAAVVLLVIAGCTIGGNGNPTSNTSDAKTPSNAISNPAPAAFQFSDDPNYYTELYRPQYHLSPESGNMSDPNGMVYFEGEYHQFYQNSGQWGHAVSTDLIHWQHLPVALLRDSLGEIWSGSAVVDWKDTSGFFGGKAGLVAIFTHFKGGMQSQSLAYSSDKGRTWIKYEGNPVIPNSGLKDFRDPKVFWHEPSHAWVMVVSVDNRVRFYSSPDLKTWQMTSEFGADQGSHAAVWECPDLFELPVEGSKETRWVLALSIGNNSSTRGSAAQYFIGSFDGQTFKNENEPSKVLWTDYGKDFYAAVSYSDIPQSDGRRIYAGWMSNWRYPFSMPSAPWKGNLSLPRELKLRDIPGEGLRLVQQPVQELEALRGQAVKLEPQRLEPGSNPLAGLHGTSYELDTEFTVKGEAEFGIKLRKGADQETNISYNNANSTLTVDRTQSGDSSFEAGFAETVQAPLRAVNGKVRLHIYVDESTLEVFGADGETVISSILFPEATSNGLELYVKKGDVMLDQAVMYPMASVWRNEEPDGSEPLRVLLSQSSVDVPLGGTVEAAAAVVPLTAPQELTWVSSDEAVAQVESHAGTSAAVKGLKEGQTEIKALAPGGQIYAVMNVYVYKPD